The Anaerolineae bacterium DNA segment GGTCGGCGTATTGGTCCACAAGTTCATAGATCCGGGTCAGGTCACTTTTGCTGATGACCTCGATTTGGATGGGGCTGTCTTGGAGTTGATGGACAAAGTAACGCACCTGCACGTGCCCCAAACGAGCCTGGAGCAAGTAGGTCACTTCTTCCAGCACGGTGGTTGGCAAAAAAAGATCGTCCGTTAAATTGGCCAGCAGGCCGACCACCTGAATGTGATTCTTGTCGCCCCGGTCAATAGTGGCATACAAAAAGCTGCTATCTACGAGCGCCTTCATGCATAGTGCCGTGGTGTTTCTGGATAATGGCGTCGGCTACAACGACCCGCACATTTTCGGAAGTATCGTTTGGCCCAGAATCGAACATGCCCGCGATGGAGAGCAAAAAATCGGTGCCGCTTTGCTCTTGCGCCTGGTTGACAATATACTGCTCCAGGATTTTGTTAATGAGTGATTCCAGGGTCATCCGCCGCCTGCTGGCCAAAAAGGCCACTCTTTGGGCAATATCCTCACGAATATTTACGCTCTTCATTTATTTTTCCTCCACCCATTGTTTGACTTTGACTGACTATTATCATTATAATCGCCTGGCCCGGCTGGTCAAATTATGATCCCCCTGAAAAAACAGGGGTTATCCCCTGCCGTCCAAAAACTTTAACTGCCGGTACAGCATTTCCAAACAAGGCATGGCCAGCCCGGCCTGTTGCGCCAGGGTGAACGGAACCCCAAAAA contains these protein-coding regions:
- a CDS encoding PIN domain-containing protein, with protein sequence MKALVDSSFLYATIDRGDKNHIQVVGLLANLTDDLFLPTTVLEEVTYLLQARLGHVQVRYFVHQLQDSPIQIEVISKSDLTRIYELVDQYADLKLDFVDASLVAVAERLKIHRILTIAPRNFRSIQPNHCDCFEILP